In Temnothorax longispinosus isolate EJ_2023e chromosome 10, Tlon_JGU_v1, whole genome shotgun sequence, a single window of DNA contains:
- the LOC139820277 gene encoding uncharacterized protein translates to MFSHRGLFLSVTFSLASIALANVLVQPGYEHQYDSNPRYLQHQSVSQHWIKSPIEQYRADQLPNEESTRYLSGVQTVYPYESNQADARSQVLSYPHRPSYHHYLPRPHHVHFARIGGHGYVRPSVYVGHPQSLMVHNRRKRSDPASTKSSKYEVVAHNNDVAAKSPLTDAKRRILQPSTRYFQNMSLLILLISGWKTVRSMTM, encoded by the exons ATGTTTTCGCATCGAGGATTA tttttatcaGTGACATTCTCGTTAGCAAGTATCGCACTTGCCAACGTCCTCGTTCAACCCGGCTATGAACATCAATACGATAGCAATCCACGCTATTTACAACATCAGTCTGTTTCGCAGCACTGGATAAAATCTCCGATTGAACAATATCGCGCAGACCAATTACCGAACGAGGAATCGACGCGATATCTTTCGGGAGTTCAGACGGTGTATCCCTATGAATCGAACCAAGCCGATGCTCGTTCGCAAGTGTTAAGCTATCCACATCGTCCATCGTACCACCATTATTTACCGAGGCCACACCATGTGCATTTCGCAAGAATAGGAGGTCATGGATATGTACGGCCCTCGGTGTATGTCGGCCATCCTCAATCTTTG ATGGTACACAACCGAAGGAAAAGATCGGATCCTGCAAGCACTAAATCGAGTAAATATGAGGTCGTTGCACATAACAATGATGTGGCCGCGAAGTCGCCCTTAACTGACGCCAAGCGGCGCATCCTACAACCATCGACTCGTTACTTCCAGAACATGAGCCTACTGATACTACTg ATAAGCGGGTGGAAAACCGTCAGATCAATGACTATGTAA